One Deinococcus detaillensis DNA segment encodes these proteins:
- a CDS encoding metallophosphoesterase family protein, with the protein MTSLLQPTAHARPAKLAATFAPAAAKRVMVVADMVHPYVYRTGFPSGLPEFDLVLAAGDVPGFFLEFLASTLTVPVVYVPGNHNDEYINEGSGRHLPQGVINAHGRLITEAGLRIAGWGGVPRYRDGENQYTASQARWGLSKLAWQARGGVDIFLTHAPPLGPHAGSDYAHRGCEFISGFIEKRRPSMVVHGHIHEYEGKKVSYTDAATGAQVINAYGYHILELAAQNETVLAKVGAGD; encoded by the coding sequence ATGACCTCGCTTCTCCAACCTACAGCCCACGCCCGCCCGGCCAAACTCGCCGCAACATTCGCTCCCGCAGCGGCAAAGCGGGTGATGGTGGTGGCCGATATGGTGCATCCCTACGTGTACCGCACGGGCTTTCCCAGCGGCCTGCCCGAATTTGATCTGGTGCTGGCGGCGGGCGATGTTCCGGGTTTTTTTCTGGAGTTTTTGGCTTCCACGTTGACGGTGCCAGTGGTGTATGTGCCGGGCAACCACAACGACGAATACATCAATGAAGGCTCAGGCCGCCACCTGCCGCAGGGCGTCATCAACGCGCATGGCCGTTTGATTACCGAAGCGGGGCTGAGAATCGCGGGCTGGGGCGGGGTGCCGCGTTACCGTGACGGCGAAAACCAGTACACGGCCTCACAGGCCCGCTGGGGGCTGAGCAAGCTGGCGTGGCAAGCCAGAGGAGGCGTGGATATTTTTCTGACCCACGCCCCGCCGCTGGGACCGCACGCGGGCAGCGACTACGCCCATAGAGGCTGCGAATTTATCAGCGGCTTTATCGAAAAGCGCCGCCCCAGCATGGTGGTTCACGGCCATATCCACGAGTACGAGGGTAAAAAGGTGTCGTACACCGATGCGGCCACCGGAGCGCAGGTCATCAACGCTTACGGCTATCACATCCTCGAACTTGCCGCTCAGAACGAAACCGTGCTGGCCAAAGTGGGTGCGGGCGACTGA
- a CDS encoding GNAT family N-acetyltransferase: protein MTAPAPASSLPTLFTPRLKLYPLTHDIVVRQLTGKPFTLDLPELGPVEFDTEWPGDAFAIFASLAQDTQSSGGWVMVHAGKAAGMIGPKGVLWGAVEIGYGLRPQNWRQGLATEAVQAVTAWLLTLEHVRRVTAETAVDNLASAKVLTKAGFVETGRGHSEEDGDLRLWERRT, encoded by the coding sequence ATGACGGCCCCCGCTCCTGCTTCCAGCTTGCCCACCCTCTTCACGCCGCGCCTGAAGCTGTATCCGCTCACGCACGACATCGTAGTGCGGCAGCTTACGGGAAAGCCGTTCACACTGGATTTGCCGGAACTCGGCCCAGTCGAGTTTGATACCGAGTGGCCCGGCGACGCCTTTGCCATCTTCGCGTCGCTGGCCCAGGACACGCAGAGTTCAGGCGGTTGGGTGATGGTTCACGCGGGCAAGGCAGCAGGCATGATCGGCCCCAAAGGCGTGCTGTGGGGCGCGGTGGAAATCGGTTATGGACTGCGGCCCCAAAATTGGCGGCAGGGACTGGCCACCGAAGCGGTGCAGGCCGTGACCGCTTGGCTGCTGACGCTGGAACACGTCCGGCGCGTCACCGCCGAAACCGCTGTGGACAATCTGGCCAGCGCAAAAGTCCTTACGAAAGCGGGCTTTGTGGAAACGGGGCGCGGCCACAGCGAAGAAGACGGCGACTTGCGGCTGTGGGAGCGGCGCACCTGA
- the udk gene encoding uridine kinase — MNKSVQRPFVIGVAGGSGSGKTTVTRRVIETVGASGVAVLWQDNYYRDQAEIPFETRVSTNYDHPAAFDWALLREHLDALLAGVPVDMPTYDFTHHTRAEETQTVLPAPVVVLEGFFALYDPDLLGKMHLKVFVDADPDVRFIRRLLRDTHERGRSQESVIQQYLEFVRPMHLSFVEPTKRHADVIIQHGGMNEPALDMLSARIRATLLE; from the coding sequence GTGAACAAGTCAGTTCAGCGCCCCTTCGTGATCGGGGTGGCGGGCGGGTCGGGCAGTGGCAAAACCACCGTGACGCGGCGGGTCATCGAAACGGTGGGGGCGTCGGGCGTCGCGGTGCTCTGGCAAGATAACTATTACCGCGACCAGGCCGAGATTCCTTTTGAAACACGGGTCAGCACCAACTACGATCACCCTGCTGCCTTCGATTGGGCCTTGCTGCGTGAACATCTGGACGCGCTGCTGGCCGGGGTGCCGGTCGATATGCCGACCTACGATTTTACCCACCATACCCGCGCCGAAGAGACCCAGACCGTCTTGCCCGCGCCGGTGGTGGTGCTGGAAGGGTTTTTCGCGCTTTACGACCCCGATCTGCTCGGCAAGATGCATCTCAAGGTCTTCGTGGACGCCGACCCTGACGTGCGCTTCATTCGCCGCTTACTGCGCGACACTCATGAGCGGGGCCGCAGCCAGGAAAGCGTGATTCAGCAGTATTTGGAATTCGTGCGGCCCATGCACCTGAGCTTTGTCGAACCCACCAAGCGGCACGCCGACGTGATCATTCAGCACGGCGGCATGAACGAACCGGCGCTGGACATGCTCTCGGCGCGGATTCGGGCCACTTTGTTGGAGTAG
- a CDS encoding Glu/Leu/Phe/Val dehydrogenase family protein: protein MLMFDEMQQRGHEQVTLLSHVPSGLRAVLAIHSTVLGPAIAGCRLVTLDEDLVLKGALALSESMTLKAALTGLNYGGASCVLLSPDNLTSEEGSDAQGHAREALFRALGRQISHFGGRLVLTEDVRVSGQDIAYVAQETNSTMGMNTDTAAATAYGVYRGIKAAARFTLGSESMRNVRVAILGVGTVGRLLAELLHREGARLLLSDIQAERAEALGSSLDNSQVMDTQSLLDAPCDILAPCAFGYSIRSQDVPRLQCRLIAGAEHHPLSRSSEELVREAGIAYIPDFAINGAGLIASAHNLTPEAAGEKIYGIVSRIAALAEQHHKPPHLVARKLAERRIELIGSLGRA from the coding sequence ATGCTGATGTTTGACGAGATGCAGCAGCGCGGACACGAACAAGTCACGCTGCTTTCGCATGTGCCCAGCGGGTTGCGGGCGGTGCTGGCCATTCACTCGACGGTGCTCGGCCCGGCCATCGCCGGATGCCGCTTGGTGACGCTGGATGAAGACCTGGTGCTCAAGGGAGCGCTGGCGCTGAGCGAGTCCATGACTCTCAAGGCGGCGCTGACCGGCCTGAATTACGGCGGCGCGTCGTGCGTGCTGCTCAGCCCCGACAACCTGACGAGCGAAGAAGGCAGTGACGCGCAGGGCCACGCCCGCGAAGCATTGTTCCGGGCTTTGGGGCGGCAGATCAGCCATTTTGGTGGGCGGCTGGTTCTCACCGAAGACGTGCGGGTTTCGGGTCAGGACATCGCTTATGTGGCGCAGGAAACCAATAGCACCATGGGCATGAACACCGACACCGCCGCCGCCACTGCTTACGGCGTGTACCGGGGCATCAAGGCGGCGGCCCGGTTTACCCTCGGCAGCGAGAGTATGCGCAATGTGCGCGTCGCCATCTTGGGCGTCGGCACGGTCGGGCGGCTGCTGGCCGAGTTGCTCCACCGCGAGGGCGCTCGCCTGCTGCTCAGCGACATCCAAGCTGAGCGGGCCGAAGCGCTGGGCAGCAGCTTGGATAACAGTCAAGTCATGGACACCCAGAGCCTGCTCGACGCGCCCTGCGACATTCTCGCGCCGTGCGCTTTCGGCTACAGCATCCGCAGCCAAGACGTGCCGAGGTTGCAGTGCCGCCTCATCGCCGGAGCCGAGCACCACCCGCTCTCGCGCAGCAGCGAGGAGTTGGTGCGCGAAGCGGGCATCGCTTATATTCCCGACTTCGCCATCAACGGCGCGGGCCTGATCGCCTCGGCCCACAACCTCACGCCGGAAGCCGCCGGAGAAAAAATCTACGGCATTGTCTCGCGTATCGCCGCGCTGGCTGAGCAGCACCACAAGCCGCCGCATCTGGTGGCCCGCAAACTGGCCGAGCGCCGCATCGAACTGATCGGCTCACTCGGGCGGGCGTGA
- a CDS encoding E3 binding domain-containing protein, which yields METIAPLAKVLAEANGIEWRSLHGTGNAGMITETDILGYLARVMSGEEDAPTTPVDPMPSPAELAVYSSPEMLSRAGVEPELAEFLKAQQDQIQHVQTQHSAPPEMVAPPVPSMSSSDIAVPDIAVPSVSMPSAVMSDLAVPDLVVPEVTAAEIVLEPVVAAPVTPEPTAPTPAFEVPLAAEDDFAEPAFIHTPAPAPEDEFELEEEPVEAQAPAAQVQPVTPPPLPQAPAKPASGGLLSGLLSSLYRRNDPPAPQAPTQPTPAQPTPTQPVAATPAVSSPEVVKPAVVKPEVKLPELGVPPAAALALPEPELAVHADVVPPISTESSAEERVLPPVPVLGEVIVPDIAQPADTAKPTDTAEPAPFAPSEPEVAPVPLPAPQLPSVAAATVPNITVPAAAWAGTYLRREVDLSAMQSAREQLSDLVGDLPLTLMLARAAQRHLGLLNLSSVAVANVSGQALDADLSGDLRSGIKALSDAKPAGSEPAIPADLLILDAGELDLDDLHYPHAVTLSLGRVQNGKSALSLNGDLDVQQAARFLAEVSALLATPVKLLV from the coding sequence ATGGAGACAATTGCGCCGCTGGCAAAAGTTCTAGCCGAGGCAAACGGAATCGAATGGCGTTCGCTGCACGGTACAGGCAACGCCGGAATGATCACCGAAACCGATATTTTGGGTTACTTGGCCCGCGTCATGAGCGGAGAAGAAGACGCGCCGACGACCCCAGTCGATCCGATGCCCTCGCCTGCCGAGTTGGCGGTGTATTCGTCGCCGGAAATGCTCAGCCGCGCCGGAGTCGAGCCGGAATTGGCCGAGTTTCTCAAGGCCCAACAAGATCAGATTCAGCACGTTCAAACGCAGCACAGCGCTCCTCCCGAAATGGTGGCCCCGCCCGTGCCCAGCATGTCTTCATCTGATATTGCCGTTCCCGATATTGCTGTGCCGAGTGTGTCTATGCCCAGCGCCGTCATGTCCGATTTGGCTGTGCCTGATTTGGTGGTGCCTGAAGTGACGGCGGCAGAAATCGTGCTGGAACCGGTTGTGGCAGCCCCCGTCACCCCAGAGCCCACCGCGCCGACGCCCGCCTTTGAAGTGCCGCTCGCTGCCGAAGACGACTTCGCCGAGCCTGCCTTCATCCATACACCTGCCCCCGCACCAGAAGATGAGTTCGAACTGGAAGAAGAACCCGTGGAAGCCCAAGCGCCTGCGGCGCAGGTGCAGCCAGTGACGCCGCCTCCCCTGCCCCAAGCGCCTGCCAAGCCCGCTTCCGGCGGCCTGCTCAGCGGCCTGCTGTCGAGCTTGTACCGCCGCAACGACCCGCCCGCTCCTCAAGCGCCGACTCAGCCCACCCCTGCCCAGCCCACACCGACTCAGCCGGTTGCCGCGACGCCTGCGGTCAGCTCGCCAGAAGTGGTCAAGCCCGCAGTCGTCAAGCCCGAAGTGAAGCTGCCCGAACTCGGCGTGCCGCCTGCCGCCGCCTTGGCGCTACCGGAACCCGAACTGGCCGTACACGCCGACGTGGTGCCGCCGATCAGCACTGAGAGCAGTGCCGAAGAGCGCGTCCTGCCGCCTGTCCCCGTACTCGGCGAAGTCATCGTGCCCGATATCGCGCAGCCAGCCGATACGGCGAAGCCAACCGACACCGCCGAGCCCGCTCCATTCGCGCCCAGCGAACCCGAAGTCGCGCCGGTGCCGTTGCCCGCACCGCAGCTGCCGTCTGTTGCGGCCGCCACCGTGCCCAATATCACCGTGCCCGCTGCTGCTTGGGCCGGAACCTACCTGCGCCGCGAGGTGGATTTGAGCGCCATGCAAAGCGCCCGCGAGCAGCTCAGCGATCTGGTCGGCGACTTGCCGCTCACCCTGATGCTGGCCCGCGCCGCTCAGCGCCACCTCGGCCTGCTGAATCTTTCCAGCGTGGCAGTAGCCAATGTGAGCGGTCAAGCGCTTGACGCAGACCTCAGCGGCGACCTCCGCAGCGGCATCAAGGCCCTCTCGGATGCCAAGCCCGCCGGCTCCGAACCCGCCATCCCAGCCGATCTGCTGATTCTCGACGCTGGCGAACTCGACCTCGACGACCTGCACTACCCGCACGCCGTCACACTGTCGCTGGGCCGCGTTCAAAACGGCAAGTCGGCCCTGAGCCTCAACGGCGACTTGGACGTGCAGCAGGCCGCCCGCTTCCTCGCCGAAGTCTCGGCGCTGCTGGCCACACCGGTCAAGCTGCTGGTGTAG
- a CDS encoding adenylosuccinate synthase, translated as MPGIAIIGAQWGDEGKGKITDFLAPKADFVVRYQGGANAGHTVTAAGQTFKLNLLPSGVLHEQTVSVLGDGMVIDPEKFLAERQNLLDGGLSPELRISERAHLVLPHHKYVDGRKDFVGTTGRGIGPAYADRARRVGIRFGDLSDLSVLRERVERLLEAKPNSTAAAGWGSVSDALGYLLPIRDALVPFVADTGSQLRQAIKDGQNVLFEGAQATLLDLNYGTYPFVTSSHPSVGGILVGAGVSHKAINKVYGVAKAFNTRVGNGPFVTEVFGEMETRLRGDGSQPWDEFGTTTGRARRVGWLDLALLKYAVEVNGLDGLVINKMDVLAGIPTLKVATEYDAAGLPVYREMAGWASTEGVDSRAGLPKEAQAYLDLIEDTVQCPVVIFSAGPAREQTYGSVSWE; from the coding sequence ATGCCCGGAATTGCAATTATTGGCGCACAGTGGGGAGACGAGGGCAAAGGCAAGATCACCGATTTTCTGGCTCCCAAAGCAGACTTCGTGGTGCGCTATCAGGGCGGAGCCAATGCCGGACACACTGTGACCGCCGCAGGCCAGACCTTCAAACTCAATTTGCTGCCCAGCGGCGTGCTGCATGAACAAACGGTCAGCGTGCTGGGCGACGGCATGGTGATCGACCCCGAGAAATTCCTGGCCGAGCGCCAGAACCTCCTCGACGGCGGACTGAGTCCCGAACTGCGCATTTCCGAACGCGCTCACTTGGTCTTGCCGCACCACAAATACGTGGACGGACGCAAAGATTTTGTCGGCACGACCGGGCGCGGCATCGGCCCCGCCTACGCTGACCGGGCGCGGCGGGTGGGCATCCGCTTTGGCGATCTGAGTGATCTCAGCGTGCTGCGCGAGCGGGTCGAGCGACTCCTGGAAGCCAAACCCAACTCCACGGCGGCGGCAGGCTGGGGCAGCGTCAGCGACGCGCTGGGTTACTTGCTGCCGATACGCGACGCATTGGTACCGTTCGTGGCCGACACCGGCTCTCAGCTGCGTCAGGCGATCAAGGACGGTCAGAACGTGCTGTTTGAAGGCGCTCAGGCGACCCTCCTCGACCTCAATTACGGCACCTATCCGTTCGTGACCAGCTCACACCCCAGCGTGGGCGGCATTTTGGTGGGCGCGGGGGTCAGTCACAAGGCCATCAACAAGGTCTACGGCGTGGCCAAAGCCTTTAACACTCGCGTCGGCAACGGCCCGTTTGTCACCGAGGTGTTCGGCGAAATGGAAACCCGCCTGCGCGGCGACGGTTCGCAGCCCTGGGACGAATTCGGCACCACCACCGGACGCGCCCGCAGAGTCGGCTGGCTCGACTTGGCGCTGCTCAAATACGCCGTGGAAGTCAACGGCTTAGACGGGCTGGTCATTAACAAAATGGACGTGCTGGCCGGCATTCCTACGCTCAAAGTCGCCACCGAGTACGACGCGGCGGGCCTTCCCGTTTACCGCGAGATGGCAGGCTGGGCCAGCACTGAGGGCGTGGACAGCCGCGCAGGCTTGCCCAAAGAAGCCCAAGCCTACCTCGACCTGATCGAAGACACCGTGCAGTGTCCGGTGGTGATTTTCTCGGCGGGGCCAGCCCGTGAGCAGACCTACGGCTCGGTGAGCTGGGAATAG
- the folE gene encoding GTP cyclohydrolase I FolE, whose translation MTTSPIIRADNERLEVPGVAALTHDWLAAIGEDPDREGLLKTPQRVARAWGFLTGGYQLTLGEAAGDAVFEAEGSEMVIVKDIEFYSMCEHHMLPFYGRAHIAYIPDGKILGLSKFARIVDLYARRLQVQERITTQVAEAVEELLAPKGVAVLLEGTHLCMAMRGVQKQNSSTTTSAMRGSFRDDPRTRGEFMSAVQQTFKNR comes from the coding sequence TTGACCACCTCTCCCATTATTCGTGCCGATAACGAACGCCTTGAAGTGCCGGGCGTCGCGGCGCTCACCCACGATTGGCTCGCGGCGATTGGCGAAGACCCAGACCGCGAGGGCCTGCTGAAAACTCCTCAGCGGGTGGCCCGCGCTTGGGGCTTTTTGACCGGCGGCTATCAACTGACTTTGGGTGAGGCTGCTGGGGACGCCGTGTTTGAAGCGGAAGGCTCAGAGATGGTGATCGTCAAAGACATCGAGTTCTATTCGATGTGCGAGCACCACATGCTGCCCTTTTATGGCCGCGCCCACATCGCCTACATCCCAGACGGCAAAATCTTGGGCCTGAGTAAATTTGCCCGCATCGTGGATTTGTATGCCCGCCGCCTGCAGGTGCAGGAGCGCATCACCACGCAGGTTGCCGAAGCAGTAGAAGAATTGCTGGCCCCCAAGGGCGTGGCGGTGCTGCTGGAAGGCACCCACCTGTGCATGGCCATGCGCGGCGTGCAAAAGCAGAATTCCTCGACCACCACCTCAGCCATGCGTGGATCCTTCAGGGATGACCCCCGCACACGCGGCGAGTTCATGAGCGCTGTGCAGCAGACCTTCAAAAACCGCTGA
- a CDS encoding dienelactone hydrolase family protein, with translation MTSAATELTGELISFASEDRTLEGYLVRPVARPDRSGSAPGMLVIHEIFGLTVEIKAVAERMAQAGYVALAVDLFANQNKAVCMAQMLGGVFADSLGHQGIRDTRAALGELAALPGVDASRLGAIGFCLGGSLAIALACTDQRVRAVAPYYGFNPRPLEAVRRACPVVGSYPEKDVTAGQGRALAAELEAAGIANDIKVYPGARHSFATPGPSFDGVASIDAWNRVMGFFDEHIVGG, from the coding sequence ATGACAAGCGCCGCTACCGAGTTGACCGGAGAGCTGATTTCATTTGCTTCAGAAGACCGCACTCTGGAAGGGTACTTGGTGCGCCCCGTGGCCCGACCAGACCGTAGCGGCTCAGCGCCGGGGATGTTGGTCATCCACGAAATTTTTGGCCTGACGGTCGAGATCAAAGCGGTGGCCGAGCGCATGGCGCAGGCCGGTTACGTCGCGCTGGCGGTGGATTTGTTCGCCAATCAAAACAAAGCCGTCTGCATGGCGCAGATGCTCGGCGGGGTGTTCGCCGACAGCCTCGGCCACCAAGGAATACGGGATACCCGCGCCGCACTGGGCGAACTGGCCGCACTGCCCGGCGTGGACGCTTCACGCCTCGGTGCGATTGGCTTTTGCTTGGGCGGCAGCTTGGCTATCGCGCTGGCCTGCACCGATCAGCGGGTGAGGGCGGTGGCTCCCTATTACGGTTTTAACCCGCGCCCCCTGGAAGCGGTGCGCCGCGCTTGCCCGGTGGTGGGCAGCTATCCTGAAAAAGACGTCACCGCTGGGCAGGGGAGGGCGCTGGCCGCCGAATTGGAAGCAGCGGGCATCGCCAACGACATCAAAGTCTATCCGGGGGCGCGGCACTCGTTCGCCACCCCCGGCCCCAGCTTTGACGGTGTAGCCAGTATCGACGCCTGGAATAGGGTGATGGGCTTTTTTGACGAGCATATCGTTGGCGGCTGA